In one window of marine bacterium B5-7 DNA:
- a CDS encoding SLC13 family permease has product MHPATIILAILSVCMLLFIWGRFRYDVIALGGLMTAVLLHAVHFSDAYSGLSNPAVITVMCVMIMTRAITLSGLVDKLVDKMVVASKSTTMHLCLLTGLAGILSGFMNNVAALALLMPVAIETAQRQKRSPSLVLMPLAFASVLGGLVSLIGTPPNLLIAAFRQKSLGQPFAMFDFAKVGLSVAVVGIVFLALLGWRLLPERRKAKASKADLYQMQDYLSEIKIPDGSDMIGKPMSALETLVPGELIIVGLIREGQRKNIYNPSATVQAKDIFIIESSHDDLHQLVEVGKFELMVGQKLSSELLRSKEVDLIEAVVQPGSRVAGRSSQSLRLRSRLRINLLAIARHGSPLRKRIHELSLQAGDVVLLQGERENLIDGVVRLGLLPLVKREAKKALTKRAMLPVFLFVAAILASVFHVLPVQVAFTITALLMVVLDCLPMRFLYDSIDWSVIILLAAFIPLGGALQQTGGTAMIAQGFLHVSGHLSPAWVVGLLMFFTMTLSDLMNNAATTVIMAPIAMSLAQAYQVHVDPLLMAVAIGASCSFLTPVAHQNNTLVMGPGGYKFLDYMRLGLPLELLVLAVAWPMVLIMWPL; this is encoded by the coding sequence ATGCATCCTGCGACCATCATTTTAGCGATTTTATCAGTCTGTATGCTGCTCTTTATCTGGGGGCGGTTTCGCTATGACGTGATTGCACTCGGTGGGTTGATGACAGCTGTCTTGCTGCATGCGGTGCATTTCTCTGATGCGTATAGTGGTTTAAGTAATCCAGCGGTCATTACGGTGATGTGCGTCATGATTATGACCCGAGCCATTACTTTGTCTGGTTTGGTTGATAAATTAGTTGATAAAATGGTGGTTGCCAGTAAATCAACGACGATGCATTTATGCTTGCTGACCGGTTTAGCCGGTATTTTATCGGGTTTTATGAATAATGTGGCTGCATTGGCTTTGTTAATGCCGGTTGCCATTGAAACAGCACAGCGCCAAAAACGCTCCCCTTCTTTAGTATTGATGCCGCTAGCTTTTGCTTCCGTGTTGGGTGGTTTGGTTTCATTGATTGGTACACCACCTAATTTATTGATTGCGGCATTTCGGCAAAAAAGTTTGGGCCAGCCGTTTGCGATGTTTGATTTTGCCAAAGTTGGTTTAAGTGTGGCGGTCGTTGGTATTGTGTTTTTGGCCTTGCTGGGTTGGCGTTTACTGCCAGAGCGACGTAAGGCTAAGGCGTCTAAAGCCGATTTGTATCAAATGCAAGATTATTTAAGCGAAATTAAAATTCCTGATGGATCTGATATGATTGGCAAGCCGATGTCAGCACTAGAAACCTTGGTGCCTGGGGAGTTAATCATTGTCGGCTTGATTCGTGAAGGACAACGTAAAAACATCTACAATCCTAGTGCGACAGTGCAAGCAAAGGATATCTTTATTATTGAATCATCGCATGATGATTTGCACCAATTAGTTGAGGTCGGCAAGTTTGAATTAATGGTGGGACAGAAATTATCCTCAGAGTTATTACGCTCAAAAGAAGTTGACCTCATAGAAGCCGTTGTGCAACCCGGATCACGTGTTGCAGGGCGTTCTTCACAGAGTTTACGTTTACGTTCACGCTTGCGCATAAATTTATTGGCCATTGCTCGGCATGGCTCACCGCTGAGAAAGCGTATTCATGAGTTGTCTTTGCAAGCAGGTGATGTGGTCTTATTGCAAGGAGAGCGAGAAAATCTAATTGATGGTGTTGTGCGCTTAGGCTTGCTGCCATTGGTTAAACGAGAAGCGAAAAAAGCCTTAACCAAGCGCGCCATGTTACCTGTTTTCTTGTTTGTTGCCGCGATTTTAGCGTCGGTTTTTCATGTGTTGCCGGTGCAGGTGGCCTTTACAATTACGGCATTGTTGATGGTTGTGTTGGATTGTTTGCCTATGCGCTTTCTCTACGACAGTATTGATTGGTCGGTGATTATCTTGCTGGCAGCGTTTATTCCCTTAGGTGGTGCGCTGCAGCAAACCGGTGGCACAGCGATGATTGCACAAGGTTTTTTGCATGTATCAGGCCATTTATCGCCGGCCTGGGTGGTGGGTTTGTTGATGTTTTTTACCATGACCTTGTCTGACTTAATGAATAATGCCGCAACGACCGTGATTATGGCGCCGATTGCCATGAGCCTTGCGCAGGCTTATCAGGTGCATGTTGATCCCTTATTAATGGCGGTTGCGATCGGCGCATCATGCTCCTTCTTAACGCCTGTGGCGCATCAAAACAATACTTTGGTGATGGGCCCTGGTGGTTATAAGTTTTTAGATTATATGCGGCTGGGTTTGCCGTTGGAGCTACTTGTGTTAGCAGTGGCGTGGCCGATGGTGTTGATCATGTGGCCGTTATGA
- a CDS encoding sodium:calcium antiporter, with amino-acid sequence MTLHIISLLLSFLVLVFAADSFVKGASRIACRWHVSPLLIGLTVVALGTSAPEIVVAITAAVQKQGALAIGSALGSNIANVGIVLGGCALFSPIPVRRAILRREYIVLLLATIVAVLLMMDGDLSHRDGLCLIALFTVFLVTAVIYTRKHRREFSQTSDAEKIDAQGAAWPWLLLGLVLLPITANVFVHHALGIARSLGVHESVVGLSMVAIGTSVPELATSLVGMMKGQHDMAIGNVLGSNIFNLLAVLPFPGLFDPGKLPPHFVSRDLPAVMISTLAIFLVGFAWGGRDGRINRWEGALLLLGYAAYLWILF; translated from the coding sequence ATGACATTACATATTATCAGTCTTTTGCTTAGTTTTTTGGTGTTGGTATTCGCAGCGGATAGTTTTGTGAAAGGCGCTTCTCGCATTGCCTGTCGCTGGCATGTTTCACCCTTATTAATTGGTTTAACCGTGGTGGCCCTCGGAACCTCAGCGCCGGAAATTGTGGTGGCGATCACGGCGGCAGTGCAGAAACAAGGGGCTTTGGCGATTGGCAGTGCGCTGGGCTCAAACATTGCAAATGTTGGGATTGTGTTAGGTGGTTGCGCCTTGTTTTCTCCTATTCCTGTGCGTCGCGCGATTTTGCGTCGCGAGTATATTGTTTTGTTATTAGCAACCATTGTTGCGGTTTTATTGATGATGGATGGCGACTTAAGTCATCGCGATGGTTTGTGTTTAATTGCTTTATTTACTGTGTTTTTAGTAACGGCTGTGATCTACACGCGCAAACATCGTCGTGAATTTTCACAGACTTCTGATGCTGAAAAAATTGATGCGCAGGGCGCCGCATGGCCATGGTTGCTATTGGGCTTGGTGTTGTTACCGATTACAGCGAATGTCTTTGTGCATCATGCGCTGGGGATTGCACGGTCGTTAGGTGTGCATGAGTCGGTGGTTGGTTTATCCATGGTGGCGATTGGGACCAGTGTGCCAGAGCTCGCGACCTCATTGGTTGGCATGATGAAAGGCCAACATGATATGGCGATTGGGAATGTGTTGGGATCCAATATCTTTAATTTACTCGCCGTGTTGCCCTTCCCCGGATTGTTTGATCCCGGCAAGTTGCCCCCCCACTTCGTTAGCCGAGATTTACCGGCTGTGATGATTAGTACCCTCGCTATTTTCTTGGTGGGCTTTGCTTGGGGCGGACGTGATGGTCGTATTAATCGCTGGGAAGGTGCGCTGCTCTTACTGGGTTACGCCGCGTATTTGTGGATTTTGTTTTGA